In Juglans microcarpa x Juglans regia isolate MS1-56 chromosome 7D, Jm3101_v1.0, whole genome shotgun sequence, the following are encoded in one genomic region:
- the LOC121239730 gene encoding E3 ubiquitin-protein ligase PUB23-like, with translation MDEIERKPDLTMNVPPYDFLCPISIELMKDPVTISTGVSYERKNIEKWFFAYKKATCPATMQSIKNFDITPNHTLKRLIIAWLNKAISQSCSSSSSSSSTSQPSVKHDDILSLLNTIESSPFKVSSLKKLQSIIEIGDDEIKADFIQSNGVEVLVQIVVQILSESSDFGTFRACEEALGVLQKLPFSEEEKTLELLSKPESMKSMEIMLQRGSAEARLYTLTIFQKMAKSNYDWNSFIQDQGIDFFKSLLELVSDEICTKASSRALEVLIEILGGSKKSRLRAIEAGAVCVLIELLPDSSRSKCEKALLLLKLLCECAEGRQALVEHGMGIAAISKKMLHLSSTATKIVVKILWLICSFHPTDRLLEEMVVCGSVKKLLPLLHIDGRSSTKDKTIKIFKLHGNSWRRYPCFPSELKEYLALVNSTE, from the coding sequence ATGGACGAGATAGAGAGGAAACCAGATCTAACCATGAATGTTCCACCTTATGATTTCTTGTGCCCCATTTCCATTGAGCTAATGAAAGACCCGGTTACCATCTCCACCGGCGTCAGCTATGAAAGAAAGAACATCGAGAAATGGTTCTTTGCTTACAAGAAGGCGACCTGCCCGGCTACAATGCAGAGCATCAAGAACTTTGATATCACCCCGAATCATACCCTCAAGAGGCTCATCATTGCCTGGTTAAATAAAGCAATATCGCAATCCTGCTCTTCGTCGTCATCGTCTTCGTCGACGTCTCAACCTTCGGTCAAGCATGATGACATCTTGTCACTACTCAACACGATTGAATCCTCGCCTTTCAAGGTAAGTTCCTTGAAGAAACTCCAGTCAATTATCGAAATAGGCGATGATGAGATCAAAGCCGATTTTATTCAATCTAATGGGGTTGAAGTACTAGTCCAAATAGTCGTACAAATTCTCTCTGAGAGCTCCGATTTTGGAACGTTTAGAGCCTGTGAAGAGGCCTTGGGTGTGCTGCAAAAACTCCCATTTTCGGAGGAAGAAAAAACCCTTGAATTGTTATCCAAACCCGAATCTATGAAGTCCATGGAAATCATGCTCCAAAGAGGAAGTGCTGAGGCCCGGCTATACACCCTTACCATATTCCAAAAGATGGCCAAAAGTAACTATGATTGGAACTCTTTCATTCAAGATCAAGGTATAGATTTCTTCAAATCCTTGTTAGAGCTGGTTTCGGACGAGATATGCACCAAGGCAAGCTCACGTGCCTTAGAAGTTCTAATAGAAATACTTGGAGGTTCAAAGAAAAGCCGATTACGGGCAATAGAAGCCGGCGCAGTTTGTGTTCTGATCGAGCTTCTCCCGGACTCGAGCCGATCCAAATGCGAGAAAGCGTTGCTGTTGCTAAAACTACTATGTGAATGCGCAGAAGGCAGGCAGGCGTTAGTGGAGCATGGCATGGGCATCGCTGCGATCTCCAAGAAAATGTTGCATCTCTCGAGTACCGCGACAAAGATTGTGGTGAAGATTTTGTGGTTGATCTGTAGCTTTCACCCTACGGACAGACTTTTGGAGGAAATGGTCGTTTGTGGATCCGTGAAGAAGCTCTTGCCATTGTTGCACATCGATGGCCGCTCTTCAACCAAGGATAAGACGATAAAGATATTCAAGTTGCATGGCAATTCATGGAGGCGCTACCCTTGTTTTCCTAGTGAGTTGAAGGAATATTTGGCATTAGTGAATAGTACTGAATGA
- the LOC121239637 gene encoding uric acid degradation bifunctional protein TTL isoform X2, with amino-acid sequence MELGFEEKDFLACCGSTKFAKEMALASPFASLEEAVRAARDIWFNKVDVNAWLQAFSAHPPIGDSTPAPPHHRTSPTSAQWSKGEQSTAIATATGSTLQELSEWNARYREKFGFIFLICASGRTSDEILSELKNRYPNRPIIEFEIAAQEQMKITELRLAKLSSSKAKDTIDRYPAAVAKKVEDRVSIIGGHLTVTSEATAVKTSQIPTRTRPPITTHVLDVSRGCPAAGIEVRLEMWKGTQPRPSFGETDIGGWIFQGSSTTDNDGRSGQLTSIVNVVDPGIYRISFNTGKYNPAGFFPYVSIVFEIRESQGKEHFHVPLLLSPFSFSTYRGS; translated from the exons ATGGAGTTAGGCTTCGAAGAGAAGGACTTCCTAGCATGCTGCGGAAGCACCAAATTCGCCAAGGAAATGGCTTTGGCCTCCCCTTTCGCTTCACTGGAAGAAGCCGTCCGTGCTGCGAGAGACATATGGTTCAACAAGGTTGACGTTAATGCTTGGCTCCAAGCCTTTTCCGCTCATCCCCCGATCGGTGATTCCACCCCTGCTCCCCCCCACCACCGCACAAGTCCCACTAGTGCCCA GTGGAGTAAGGGAGAGCAATCGACTGCTATTGCAACTGCTACCGGGTCTACCTTACAG GAACTCTCTGAATGGAATGCTCGATATAGGGAAAAGTTTGGTTTTATATTTCTCATATGTGCATCCGGGAGAACTTCTGATGAAATACTTTCAGAGTTGAAG AATCGTTACCCAAATAGGCCCATAATTGAGTTTGAGATTGCTGCTCAGGAGCAAATGAAAATAACGGAACTACGCCTTGCAAAGCTCTCTTCAAGCAAAGCCAAAGATACAATTGACCGGTATCCTGCAGCTGTTGCAAAGAAAGTAGAAG atCGTGTGAGCATTATTGGAGGCCATTTAACTGTCACTTCTGAAGCAACAGCTgtgaaaacatctcaaattccaACTCGAACTCGTCCGCCCATTACAACTCATGTCTTGGATGTTTCCCGAGGGTGTCCAGCTGCTGGGATTGAAGTACGTTTGGAAATGTGGAAGGGCACTCAACCCCGCCCATCATTTGGTGAGACAGACATTGGAGGTTGGATATTTCAAGGATCTTCAACTACAGATAATGATGGACGAAGTGGTCAATTGACGAGCATAGTTAATGTAGTGGACCCTGGGATATACAGAATAAGTTTCAACACTGGTAAATACAACCCAGCTGGGTTTTTTCCTTATGTTTCTATTGTGTTTGAAATCAGAGAGTCGCAGGGGAAGGAACATTTTCATGTTCCTCTGCTTCTTTCACCATTCTCGTTCAGTACTTACCGTGGAAGCTAG
- the LOC121239637 gene encoding uric acid degradation bifunctional protein TTL isoform X1 has translation MELGFEEKDFLACCGSTKFAKEMALASPFASLEEAVRAARDIWFNKVDVNAWLQAFSAHPPIGDSTPAPPHHRTSPTSAQWSKGEQSTAIATATGSTLQELSEWNARYREKFGFIFLICASGRTSDEILSELKNRYPNRPIIEFEIAAQEQMKITELRLAKLSSSKAKDTIDRYPAAVAKKVEEDRVSIIGGHLTVTSEATAVKTSQIPTRTRPPITTHVLDVSRGCPAAGIEVRLEMWKGTQPRPSFGETDIGGWIFQGSSTTDNDGRSGQLTSIVNVVDPGIYRISFNTGKYNPAGFFPYVSIVFEIRESQGKEHFHVPLLLSPFSFSTYRGS, from the exons ATGGAGTTAGGCTTCGAAGAGAAGGACTTCCTAGCATGCTGCGGAAGCACCAAATTCGCCAAGGAAATGGCTTTGGCCTCCCCTTTCGCTTCACTGGAAGAAGCCGTCCGTGCTGCGAGAGACATATGGTTCAACAAGGTTGACGTTAATGCTTGGCTCCAAGCCTTTTCCGCTCATCCCCCGATCGGTGATTCCACCCCTGCTCCCCCCCACCACCGCACAAGTCCCACTAGTGCCCA GTGGAGTAAGGGAGAGCAATCGACTGCTATTGCAACTGCTACCGGGTCTACCTTACAG GAACTCTCTGAATGGAATGCTCGATATAGGGAAAAGTTTGGTTTTATATTTCTCATATGTGCATCCGGGAGAACTTCTGATGAAATACTTTCAGAGTTGAAG AATCGTTACCCAAATAGGCCCATAATTGAGTTTGAGATTGCTGCTCAGGAGCAAATGAAAATAACGGAACTACGCCTTGCAAAGCTCTCTTCAAGCAAAGCCAAAGATACAATTGACCGGTATCCTGCAGCTGTTGCAAAGAAAGTAGAAG aagatCGTGTGAGCATTATTGGAGGCCATTTAACTGTCACTTCTGAAGCAACAGCTgtgaaaacatctcaaattccaACTCGAACTCGTCCGCCCATTACAACTCATGTCTTGGATGTTTCCCGAGGGTGTCCAGCTGCTGGGATTGAAGTACGTTTGGAAATGTGGAAGGGCACTCAACCCCGCCCATCATTTGGTGAGACAGACATTGGAGGTTGGATATTTCAAGGATCTTCAACTACAGATAATGATGGACGAAGTGGTCAATTGACGAGCATAGTTAATGTAGTGGACCCTGGGATATACAGAATAAGTTTCAACACTGGTAAATACAACCCAGCTGGGTTTTTTCCTTATGTTTCTATTGTGTTTGAAATCAGAGAGTCGCAGGGGAAGGAACATTTTCATGTTCCTCTGCTTCTTTCACCATTCTCGTTCAGTACTTACCGTGGAAGCTAG
- the LOC121239638 gene encoding late embryogenesis abundant protein 6-like, protein MQAVKDKLHDMSEMRKAKAEAKAEEKAEKDIAKARMEVAHEVRLAKEAEAAMGLHVAKAGQKLVEREAAKHEPKQPDASGVDPRQTRLETAAPLLC, encoded by the exons ATGCAGGCTGTGAAGGACAAGCTGCATGACATGAGTGAGATGCGCAAGGCCAAGGCCGAAGCAAAGGCCGAAGAGAAG GCCGAAAAAGATATAGCAAAAGCTAGAATGGAGGTTGCTCATGAGGTGAGACTGGCGAAAGAGGCCGAGGCTGCAATGGGATTGCATGTGGCCAAGGCCGGGCAAAAGCTGGTAGAAAGGGAAGCAGCCAAGCATGAGCCTAAGCAGCCCGATGCAAGTGGCGTCGACCCCCGGCAGACCAGACTGGAAACAGCAGCGCCCCTGCTGTGCTGA
- the LOC121239875 gene encoding agamous-like MADS-box protein AGL80: protein MTRKKVKLAYITNDSARKATFKKRKKGLMKKMSELSTLCGIQTCAIIYCPYDSQPEVWPSAMGVQRAIVRFKKMPEAEQSRKMVNQDSFLRQRISKAEEQLKKQQRENREKEMTQVMYRSLVGDQGLQNLSVVDLKDLGWLVEKNIEEIEEKIKSLQAHQMPPPQVVTATSSHMISSTHDLEKNDQAAKNTTDTAMDPTVQNQQWLTELLKPNDQNVGFGRNEDMMEPQNHQWLMDLLKSNENVGFGKNEDMLPYGFNGNGLWSSFPFP, encoded by the coding sequence ATGACAAGAAAGAAAGTTAAGCTTGCATACATCACAAATGATAGTGCAAGGAAGGCCACTttcaagaaaaggaagaagggactgatgaagaagatgagtgAGCTTAGTACCCTTTGTGGAATCCAAACATGCGCAATTATTTACTGTCCCTATGACTCACAACCTGAGGTTTGGCCATCCGCCATGGGAGTCCAACGTGCAATTGTGAGGTTTAAGAAGATGCCCGAAGCGGAACAAAGCAGAAAAATGGTGAACCAAGATAGTTTCCTGAGGCAAAGGATTAGCAAAGCTGAGGAACAGCTGAAGAAACAGCAGAGAGAGAACCGGGAGAAGGAGATGACCCAAGTCATGTACAGGAGTTTGGTTGGTGATCAAGGGTTGCAAAATCTGAGTGTTGTCGACTTGAAAGACTTGGGATGGCTCgttgagaaaaatattgagGAAATTGAAGAGAAGATTAAGTCACTTCAGGCTCATCAAATGCCGCCTCCTCAAGTCGTGACAGCGACGAGCAGCCATATGATCAGTAGTACTCATGATCTGGAGAAGAATGATCAGGCAGCAAAGAACACAACTGATACGGCCATGGATCCAACAGTACAGAATCAGCAATGGTTAACGGAGTTGCTGAAACCTAATGATCAGAATGTGGGTTTTGGCAGAAACGAAGACATGATGGAACCGCAGAATCATCAATGGCTGATGGATTTGCTGAAATCGAATGAGAACGTGGGTTTTGGCAAAAACGAAGACATGCTGCCATATGGATTCAATGGTAATGGTTTGTGGTCGAGTTTCCCTTTCCCTTAA
- the LOC121239737 gene encoding probable F-box protein At4g22030: MASLQTSPLLFPSSSSSSSSSKKIHAAIHVPKLPRFFQPNLSVPKIPTRDLVEDMNIRDTFTNTVPIEKSITSTRPIDVKSCNSSANVVNSQLYAILEAVSDRVEMHANIGEQRDNWNTLLLNSINMITLTASTLAGVAAIGGAGVPLLALKLSSALLYSAATGMLLIMNKLQPSQLAEEQRNAARLFRQLQSQIQTIIALRTPTQEDVKKVMASVLALDKAYPLPLLGAMLDKFPATFEPAVWWPENQFRETNKSNVGKQHYMKTEKNGWSEELEVEMRDIIQVVKRKDIEDYERLGNLALKINKTLAISGPLLTGIAAIGSAFVGNGSWAAVVAVTAGALASTVTSFEHGGQVGMVFEMYRNCAGFFRRLEESIEGTLEEKDLQKRENGKLFEMKVALQLGRSLSQLRELARKSASSHTDGIEVDEFASKLF; encoded by the coding sequence ATGGCTTCCCTACAAACTTCACCTCTGCTattcccttcatcttcttcttcttcttcttcttcgaagAAAATCCATGCTGCTATTCACGTCCCAAAGCTTCCAAGATTCTTCCAGCCTAATTTGTCGGTTCCAAAGATTCCAACCAGAGATCTGGTTGAGGATATGAACATAAGGGATACTTTCACAAATACAGTCCCGATAGAAAAAAGCATTACTAGTACCAGACCTATTGATGTTAAATCATGCAACTCCAGTGCTAATGTTGTGAATTCCCAACTCTATGCCATCTTAGAGGCCGTCTCTGACAGAGTGGAGATGCATGCCAACATTGGGGAGCAACGTGATAACTGGAACACCCTTCTTTTGAACTCCATCAACATGATAACTCTCACTGCTTCTACCTTGGCCGGCGTTGCAGCCATTGGGGGCGCCGGAGTGCCACTTTTGGCTCTGAAATTATCGTCCGCGCTCTTGTATTCTGCTGCCACGGGGATGTTGCTTATTATGAACAAACTCCAGCCTTCACAACTTGCCGAGGAACAGCGTAATGCTGCAAGATTGTTCAGGCAGCTCCAGAGCCAAATCCAGACTATTATTGCTCTACGTACTCCAACTCAGGAGGATGTGAAAAAGGTTATGGCAAGTGTCTTGGCCCTTGACAAAGCCTACCCACTTCCCTTGCTGGGAGCCATGCTTGACAAGTTCCCTGCAACATTCGAACCTGCTGTTTGGTGGCCTGAAAATCAGTTCAGAGAGACAAACAAATCAAATGTAGGGAAACAGCATTACATGAAGACGGAGAAGAATGGATGGAGTGAGGAACTGGAAGTGGAAATGAGAGATATTATCCAAGTTGTGAAGAGAAAAGACATTGAGGACTACGAAAGGCTAGGCAACTTGGCCTTGAAGATCAACAAGACTTTAGCCATCTCTGGCCCATTGCTTACAGGCATTGCAGCCATTGGCTCTGCTTTTGTGGGTAATGGATCGTGGGCAGCCGTTGTAGCAGTGACTGCAGGGGCTTTAGCAAGCACTGTTACTTCTTTCGAGCATGGTGGGCAAGTTGGGATGGTGTTTGAGATGTATAGAAACTGCGCTGGCTTCTTCCGCCGATTAGAAGAATCAATTGAAGGCACACTAGAAGAAAAAGATTTGCAGAAAAGAGAAAACGGGAAGTTGTTTGAGATGAAGGTGGCTTTGCAACTTGGGAGAAGCTTGTCACAGCTCAGAGAACTTGCAAGAAAATCAGCTTCTTCCCATACCGATGGAATTGAAGTAGATGAATTTGCAAGCAAGCTTTTCTGA